In Nocardioides sp. InS609-2, a single genomic region encodes these proteins:
- the tatC gene encoding twin-arginine translocase subunit TatC, producing the protein MKIRGLLSLLSGAPTHPIGADGRMALTDHFRELRARLIRSALLLVVIFGVSLFFYNDLLKLVLAPYNDARIALGQKVETTAYIKGATGPLLLQLKLCGVAAIVASSPYWLSQIWGFIVPGLRAQEKKWSRVFVAIAGPLFLAGVAVGYYVLPRGLEVLIGFTPVQLENLVEFGEYFSFLTRMLLVFGVAFEIPLFVVMLNLAGVVSGKQIGRYRPWIIIGTFIFAAVATPSTDPFSMLALAIPMLVLFALAEIIARVIDRVRRRGEGDTDQWDDDEASPI; encoded by the coding sequence GTGAAGATTCGCGGTCTACTCAGCCTGCTCAGCGGCGCACCGACGCACCCCATCGGTGCAGACGGCCGGATGGCCCTCACCGATCACTTCCGTGAGCTTCGCGCCCGGTTGATCCGCTCCGCGCTCCTCCTGGTCGTCATCTTCGGCGTGTCGCTCTTCTTCTACAACGACCTGCTCAAGCTGGTGCTCGCCCCCTACAACGACGCTCGCATCGCCCTGGGCCAGAAGGTCGAGACGACGGCCTACATCAAGGGCGCCACCGGCCCGCTGCTGCTGCAGCTCAAACTCTGTGGCGTCGCGGCCATCGTCGCCTCCAGCCCCTACTGGCTCTCCCAGATCTGGGGTTTCATCGTCCCTGGCCTGCGCGCGCAGGAGAAGAAGTGGTCGCGGGTCTTCGTCGCGATCGCCGGGCCGCTGTTCCTTGCCGGCGTCGCTGTCGGCTACTACGTGCTCCCGCGCGGCCTCGAGGTGCTGATCGGGTTCACCCCGGTACAGCTCGAGAACCTCGTCGAGTTCGGTGAGTACTTCTCCTTCCTGACCCGGATGCTGCTCGTCTTCGGCGTCGCCTTCGAGATCCCGCTCTTCGTGGTGATGCTCAACCTCGCCGGCGTGGTGAGCGGCAAGCAGATCGGCCGCTACCGGCCGTGGATCATCATCGGCACGTTCATCTTTGCTGCCGTGGCGACGCCGTCCACCGACCCGTTCTCCATGCTGGCGCTCGCGATCCCGATGCTGGTCCTATTCGCTCTCGCCGAGATCATCGCCCGCGTCATCGACCGGGTGCGCCGCCGCGGCGAAGGGGACACCGACCAGTGGGACGACGACGAGGCCTCGCCCATCTGA
- the tatA gene encoding twin-arginine translocase TatA/TatE family subunit, producing the protein MRTPMYAFIAGLGPTELLIILAVLVLLFGASKLPELARGSGRALRIFKAETKGLVDGDDDDDVKTAEQRELEARRAESERIAREHRDDTTA; encoded by the coding sequence GTGAGGACCCCCATGTACGCGTTCATCGCCGGTCTCGGCCCCACCGAGCTGCTGATCATCCTGGCCGTCCTGGTCCTGCTCTTCGGTGCGTCCAAGCTGCCCGAGCTCGCCCGCGGCAGCGGTCGCGCCCTGCGGATCTTCAAGGCAGAGACCAAGGGTCTGGTCGACGGTGACGACGATGACGACGTCAAGACCGCCGAGCAGCGCGAGCTCGAGGCCCGCCGGGCCGAGAGCGAGCGCATCGCCCGCGAGCACCGCGACGACACCACCGCCTGA
- a CDS encoding WYL domain-containing protein has product MNPTIAAPAQGGAKDQVNRLLTLVPYLHGRDGVRLDEAASALGVPPKQLMKDLKVLLMCGLPGGYPDDLIDVDLDALEGQEADGVIRVSNADYLARPLRLTPTEATALIVALRAVRGGAATDTREVVDRTLGKLEAAAAEGSGAGRIEVDEQPSAEADVLRQLRDAVERGRQVHLTYWVPTRDEATERLVDPRSLVTSPGASYLDGWCHAAEAPRLFRLDRIHDLAVLDSPVEAHDDDPKDITDGFFRGSDDAVLVTVELGPRAQWVPEYYPVEAVRPLPGGSSEIQMLVADERWLERLLLRLAPYARVISPARVGGEVTATAQRALRLYAHDTGVD; this is encoded by the coding sequence ATGAACCCGACGATCGCGGCCCCTGCCCAGGGCGGAGCCAAGGACCAGGTCAACCGGCTGCTTACCCTCGTGCCCTACCTGCACGGCCGCGACGGCGTACGCCTCGACGAGGCCGCCTCGGCGCTCGGCGTCCCTCCCAAGCAGCTGATGAAGGACCTCAAGGTCCTGCTGATGTGCGGCCTGCCGGGTGGCTACCCGGACGACCTGATCGACGTCGACCTCGACGCGCTCGAGGGCCAGGAAGCCGACGGGGTCATCCGGGTCTCCAACGCCGACTACCTCGCCCGACCGCTGCGACTGACGCCCACCGAGGCGACCGCGCTGATCGTGGCGCTGCGCGCCGTCCGCGGCGGGGCCGCCACCGACACCCGCGAGGTCGTCGACCGCACCCTGGGCAAGTTGGAGGCCGCTGCCGCAGAGGGCAGCGGGGCCGGCCGGATCGAGGTCGACGAGCAACCGTCGGCCGAGGCAGACGTGCTTCGCCAGCTGCGCGACGCCGTCGAGCGTGGCCGGCAGGTGCACCTGACCTACTGGGTGCCCACGCGTGACGAGGCCACCGAACGACTCGTCGACCCCCGAAGCCTGGTCACGTCTCCGGGCGCGAGCTACCTCGACGGCTGGTGCCACGCGGCTGAGGCGCCCCGGCTGTTCCGCCTGGACCGCATCCACGACCTCGCCGTACTCGACTCTCCGGTCGAGGCCCACGACGACGACCCGAAGGACATCACCGACGGGTTCTTCCGGGGCTCCGACGACGCCGTACTGGTCACCGTCGAGCTCGGCCCGCGCGCCCAGTGGGTGCCCGAGTACTACCCGGTGGAGGCGGTGCGGCCACTTCCGGGCGGCTCATCCGAAATCCAGATGCTCGTTGCTGACGAACGTTGGTTGGAGCGGCTGCTCCTGCGGCTCGCGCCGTACGCCCGCGTCATCTCGCCCGCAAGGGTGGGTGGCGAGGTCACAGCCACTGCACAGCGTGCCCTCAGGCTCTACGCGCATGACACCGGCGTAGACTGA
- a CDS encoding WYL domain-containing protein encodes MVARKSERLMNLLIMLLVQRRYVSKERIREFLYPGESLDAFEKKFERDKEELRSLGVPIEVGTLDAYFDDEVGYRIRPDQFALPEISLEADEAAVIGLAGKVWEHARLAEAATDAVRKLTASGVPLDLSALDLVQPRIGADEPAFDVFWEATQERSAVEFDYRRPGAVEATRRHLQPWGVVRYSGRWYAVGFDVDRQHERVFRLSRIVGAATITGLPGAYDVPAGTDIREMARRLAPAPERAHISLLARADTGHGLRRDAASVEEGVTGPDDDTRWDRLTLEGNITVLADEVLTYGDHIYVESPPRLREAVVDRLTRLVEAGAR; translated from the coding sequence GTGGTGGCCCGCAAGAGTGAGCGGTTGATGAACCTGCTCATCATGCTGCTGGTGCAACGCCGCTACGTCTCGAAGGAGCGGATCCGCGAGTTCCTCTACCCCGGAGAGTCGCTCGACGCGTTCGAGAAGAAGTTCGAGCGCGACAAGGAAGAGCTTCGCTCTCTCGGGGTGCCCATCGAGGTGGGCACGCTCGACGCCTACTTCGACGACGAGGTCGGCTACCGCATCCGTCCCGACCAGTTCGCCCTGCCCGAGATCAGTCTGGAGGCCGATGAGGCAGCCGTGATCGGCCTGGCCGGCAAGGTGTGGGAGCACGCGCGCCTCGCCGAGGCCGCGACGGACGCCGTACGCAAGCTGACCGCGAGCGGGGTGCCGCTCGACCTCTCGGCCCTCGACCTCGTGCAGCCGCGCATCGGCGCCGACGAGCCGGCGTTCGACGTGTTCTGGGAGGCCACTCAGGAGCGGTCGGCGGTGGAGTTCGACTACCGCCGCCCCGGCGCGGTGGAGGCGACCAGACGCCACCTTCAGCCGTGGGGTGTCGTGCGCTACTCCGGGCGCTGGTACGCCGTCGGGTTCGACGTCGACCGCCAGCATGAGCGGGTCTTCCGGCTCTCCCGCATCGTGGGCGCCGCGACCATCACGGGTCTGCCCGGGGCGTACGACGTCCCGGCCGGCACCGACATCCGGGAGATGGCCCGCCGGCTTGCCCCGGCCCCCGAACGCGCCCACATCTCGCTGCTGGCCAGGGCCGACACGGGCCACGGCCTGCGCCGTGATGCCGCGTCGGTCGAGGAGGGCGTTACGGGGCCTGACGACGACACCCGCTGGGACCGGCTCACGCTCGAGGGCAACATCACCGTGCTGGCGGACGAGGTGCTCACCTACGGCGACCACATCTACGTCGAGAGCCCGCCACGGTTGCGCGAGGCCGTCGTCGACCGGCTCACCCGGCTCGTGGAGGCGGGTGCCCGATGA
- a CDS encoding FKBP-type peptidyl-prolyl cis-trans isomerase, with translation MSRRVLALPAALLIAALSLSACGNDSGEKSSSDSGSSAGLSSVKITGDEGQAPEVKFDGKLDPSKTETEVITEGDGDEIASGDNVLTHVWIGNGFTQKQAFTTYDAGKPEVLNVSDDLSPAIKAGLEGQKVGSRVAVIAPPKDAFGEEGRPELGLGNQDSVLFVMDLVDKIATEPQGEEKPVAKWAPGITEDGAKVTALDFSKATEPGKNLLVTKTIKGDGAVVKKGQTLYVNYFGQTYKSDAAFDESYSTGAPASFPIGVGQVIKGWDDALVGQTVGSRMILAIPPELGYGTEGNKDAGIKGTDTLYFVVDILAAV, from the coding sequence GTGTCTCGTCGTGTTCTGGCTCTTCCGGCCGCCCTTCTCATCGCCGCCCTCTCGCTCAGCGCGTGCGGCAACGACTCCGGGGAGAAGTCCAGCTCGGACTCCGGTTCGAGCGCCGGTCTCTCGAGCGTCAAGATCACCGGCGACGAGGGCCAGGCACCCGAGGTCAAGTTCGACGGCAAGCTCGACCCGTCCAAGACCGAGACCGAGGTCATCACCGAGGGTGACGGCGACGAGATCGCCTCGGGCGACAACGTCCTCACCCACGTCTGGATCGGCAACGGCTTCACCCAGAAGCAGGCCTTCACGACGTACGACGCGGGCAAGCCCGAGGTCCTCAACGTGAGCGACGACCTCAGCCCGGCGATCAAGGCCGGCCTCGAGGGTCAGAAGGTCGGCTCCCGGGTCGCGGTCATCGCGCCGCCGAAGGATGCTTTCGGTGAAGAGGGTCGTCCCGAGCTCGGCCTCGGTAACCAGGACAGCGTGCTGTTCGTGATGGACCTGGTCGACAAGATCGCCACCGAGCCCCAGGGCGAGGAGAAGCCGGTCGCCAAGTGGGCCCCGGGAATCACCGAGGACGGCGCCAAGGTCACCGCGCTCGACTTCTCGAAGGCGACCGAGCCCGGCAAGAACCTCCTGGTCACCAAGACCATCAAGGGCGACGGCGCCGTGGTCAAGAAGGGCCAGACGCTCTACGTCAACTACTTCGGCCAGACCTACAAGAGTGACGCGGCCTTCGACGAGTCCTACAGCACCGGCGCACCCGCGTCGTTCCCGATCGGTGTCGGTCAGGTCATCAAGGGCTGGGACGACGCCCTGGTCGGCCAGACCGTCGGATCGCGGATGATCCTCGCCATCCCGCCGGAGCTCGGCTACGGCACCGAGGGCAACAAGGACGCCGGCATCAAGGGCACCGACACGCTCTATTTCGTGGTCGACATCCTCGCGGCTGTCTGA
- the pafA gene encoding Pup--protein ligase, with translation MDRRIFGIENEYGVTCTFRGQRRLSPDEVARYLFRKVVSWGRSSNVFLRNGARLYLDVGSHPEYATPECDDIVELVTHDKAGERVLEGLLLDAEQRLRDEGIAGDIYLFKNNTDSAGNSYGCHENYLVGRAGEFSRLADVLIPFLVTRQIIVGAGKVTQTPRGATYSVSQRAEHIWEGVSSATTRSRPIINTRDEPHADAEKYRRLHVIVGDSNMSETTTMLKVASCDLVLRMIEEGVVMRDLTMENPIRAIREISHDMTGRRKVRLANGREASALEIQGEYLSKARDFVDRRGIATPLIEQTLDLWERCLKAVESEDLGLVDREIDWVIKWKLIDRYRAKHGLPLGHPRIAQIDLTYHDIHRDRGLYYLLEKRGAVARVTSDLKIFEAKSVPPQNTRARLRGEFIRRAQERRRDFTVDWVHLKLNDQAQRTVLCKDPFRAHDERVQRLIDGM, from the coding sequence GTGGACCGGCGGATCTTCGGCATCGAGAACGAGTACGGCGTCACGTGCACGTTCCGGGGCCAGCGCAGACTGAGCCCCGACGAGGTGGCGCGCTACCTGTTCCGCAAGGTCGTCAGCTGGGGGCGCAGCAGCAACGTCTTCCTCCGCAACGGCGCCCGGCTCTACCTCGACGTCGGCAGCCACCCCGAGTACGCCACGCCCGAGTGTGACGACATCGTCGAGCTGGTCACCCACGACAAGGCCGGCGAGCGGGTCCTAGAGGGGCTGTTGCTCGACGCCGAGCAACGGCTGCGCGACGAGGGCATCGCCGGCGACATCTACCTGTTCAAGAACAACACCGACTCTGCGGGCAACTCCTACGGCTGCCACGAGAACTACCTGGTCGGGCGGGCCGGCGAGTTCTCCCGGCTGGCCGACGTGCTCATCCCGTTCCTGGTGACCCGCCAGATCATCGTCGGGGCCGGCAAGGTGACCCAGACTCCGCGCGGGGCGACGTACTCCGTGAGCCAGCGGGCCGAGCACATCTGGGAGGGCGTGAGCAGCGCCACCACGCGCAGCCGGCCGATCATCAACACCCGCGACGAGCCGCACGCCGACGCCGAGAAGTACCGCCGCCTGCACGTGATCGTCGGCGACTCCAACATGAGTGAGACGACCACCATGCTCAAGGTGGCCAGCTGCGATCTGGTCCTCCGGATGATCGAGGAGGGCGTGGTGATGCGCGACCTCACGATGGAGAACCCGATCCGCGCCATCCGCGAGATCAGCCACGACATGACGGGTCGCCGCAAGGTGCGGCTGGCCAACGGCCGCGAGGCGAGCGCGCTCGAGATCCAGGGCGAGTACCTCTCGAAGGCCCGAGACTTCGTCGACCGGCGCGGCATCGCCACCCCGTTGATCGAGCAGACTCTCGACCTGTGGGAGCGGTGCCTGAAGGCGGTGGAGTCGGAGGACCTGGGACTGGTCGACCGTGAGATCGACTGGGTCATCAAGTGGAAGCTGATCGACCGCTACCGCGCCAAGCACGGCCTGCCGCTCGGCCACCCCCGCATCGCCCAGATCGACCTGACCTACCACGACATCCACCGCGACCGCGGGCTCTACTACCTGCTGGAGAAGCGCGGAGCCGTCGCCCGGGTCACCAGCGACCTGAAGATCTTCGAGGCCAAGTCGGTCCCGCCTCAGAACACCCGCGCCCGCCTGCGCGGCGAGTTCATCCGGCGCGCCCAGGAGCGCCGCCGCGACTTCACCGTCGACTGGGTGCATCTCAAGCTCAACGACCAGGCGCAGCGCACCGTGCTGTGCAAGGACCCGTTCCGCGCCCACGACGAGAGGGTCCAGCGCCTCATCGACGGCATGTGA
- a CDS encoding NUDIX hydrolase produces MTVPSDAERAWETTGEEVAYDGFFRVLRRGVRLPDGTEGSWDLLDMAATVAVLALTPEGDLVMVRQFRPGPARVVMSLPGGLVDAGEEVVDAARRELREETGYTAGSVEVVASAHNYSSTRPMYAAIARDCVLAHEQDLDEFEDCEVVVVDVATVRGLLRGGGLGAIAQTYLAMDAAGLL; encoded by the coding sequence GTGACGGTCCCCTCCGACGCCGAGCGCGCATGGGAGACAACCGGAGAGGAGGTCGCGTACGACGGCTTCTTCCGCGTCCTGCGGCGCGGGGTGCGCCTGCCCGACGGCACCGAGGGCTCATGGGACCTGCTCGACATGGCCGCGACCGTGGCCGTGCTCGCCCTGACGCCTGAGGGCGACCTGGTGATGGTGCGCCAGTTCCGCCCGGGGCCTGCTCGCGTCGTGATGTCGCTGCCCGGTGGTCTGGTCGATGCGGGCGAGGAGGTGGTCGACGCCGCGCGCCGCGAGCTGCGCGAGGAGACCGGCTACACCGCCGGATCCGTCGAGGTCGTCGCGTCCGCGCACAACTACAGCAGCACCCGCCCGATGTACGCCGCCATCGCGCGTGACTGCGTGCTGGCGCACGAGCAGGACCTCGACGAGTTCGAGGACTGCGAGGTGGTGGTCGTCGATGTCGCGACCGTCCGTGGCCTCCTCCGGGGCGGTGGGCTCGGGGCCATCGCGCAGACGTACCTAGCCATGGATGCCGCCGGGTTGCTGTAG
- the prcA gene encoding proteasome subunit alpha codes for MSMPFYVSPEQLMKDRADFARKGIGRGRSVAVVQYDDGVLFVSENPSQALHKVSEIYDRIAFAAVGRYNEFENLRIAGVRLADMRGYAYDRRDVTGRGLANAYAQTLGTIFSSGGEKPYEVELFVAEIGDDAADDQIYRLTYDGQVADEHGFAVMGGAADTVAAHLKEHYAEGSSLTDALAAAVAALGHTVDDRGEATDRVIPVHDLEVAILDRTRTQPRKFVRIRQPRLTELLGERGPETPADPDASDTGAGTTPSAGAPDDPADPTDQVSGAVPPLENPVTGEPPVAPPIAPPPSEPVDPAQPIVPVEPKPTDPGEQ; via the coding sequence ATGAGCATGCCGTTCTACGTCTCGCCCGAACAGCTGATGAAGGACCGGGCCGACTTCGCGCGCAAGGGCATCGGCCGCGGACGCTCGGTCGCCGTCGTGCAGTACGACGACGGCGTGCTGTTCGTCTCCGAGAACCCCTCGCAGGCGCTGCACAAGGTGTCCGAGATCTACGACCGCATCGCGTTCGCCGCGGTCGGTCGCTACAACGAGTTCGAGAACCTGCGCATCGCCGGCGTGCGGCTGGCCGACATGCGCGGCTACGCCTACGACCGGCGTGACGTGACCGGTCGCGGGCTTGCCAACGCCTATGCGCAGACGCTCGGCACGATCTTCTCCTCGGGTGGTGAGAAGCCCTACGAGGTCGAGCTGTTCGTGGCCGAGATCGGTGACGACGCGGCCGACGACCAGATCTACCGGCTGACGTACGACGGCCAGGTCGCCGACGAGCACGGGTTCGCCGTGATGGGCGGCGCCGCCGACACCGTGGCTGCGCACCTCAAGGAGCACTATGCCGAAGGGTCCTCGCTCACCGACGCGCTCGCCGCAGCTGTCGCAGCACTCGGGCACACGGTCGACGACCGCGGCGAGGCAACCGACCGGGTGATCCCGGTCCACGACCTCGAGGTGGCGATCCTCGACCGTACCCGCACTCAGCCGCGCAAGTTCGTCCGCATCCGCCAGCCCCGGCTCACCGAGCTGCTCGGGGAGCGCGGCCCGGAGACCCCGGCCGACCCCGATGCGTCCGACACCGGCGCCGGCACCACGCCGTCCGCCGGGGCGCCCGACGACCCGGCCGATCCGACCGACCAGGTCAGCGGCGCCGTACCCCCGCTGGAGAACCCGGTCACCGGCGAGCCTCCGGTGGCCCCGCCCATCGCGCCGCCGCCGTCCGAGCCGGTCGACCCCGCCCAGCCCATAGTTCCCGTGGAGCCGAAGCCCACCGACCCTGGCGAGCAGTGA
- the prcB gene encoding proteasome subunit beta, which produces MLEPRLPAAFLVPGSSSFADFLGQQAPDLLPSRRALPAGSAADLAPHGTTIVAATYPGGIVMAGDRRATMGNIIAQRDIQKVFPADEYSAVGIAGAAGLAVEMVRLFQTELEHYEKIEGTTLSMDGKANRLAALIRANLGMAMQGLAVVPLFAGYDTNRSQGRIFSYDVTGGRYEETAFHSVGSGSLFARGSLKKLYRDDLDEEGCVTAVVQALYDAADDDSATGGPDLTRRIFPVVYAITADGGRRLSETEVSAIADRVIGARMDRPDGPAAALT; this is translated from the coding sequence ATGCTCGAACCCCGACTGCCGGCCGCCTTCCTCGTGCCCGGCTCGTCGTCGTTCGCCGACTTCCTCGGCCAACAGGCGCCCGACCTGCTGCCCTCGCGCAGGGCTCTCCCTGCGGGCAGCGCGGCCGACCTCGCTCCGCACGGCACGACCATCGTCGCCGCGACGTACCCCGGCGGCATCGTGATGGCCGGCGACCGGCGCGCCACGATGGGCAACATCATCGCCCAGCGCGACATCCAGAAGGTCTTCCCCGCCGACGAGTACTCAGCGGTCGGCATCGCCGGCGCCGCCGGGCTTGCCGTCGAGATGGTGCGGCTGTTCCAGACCGAGCTCGAGCACTACGAGAAGATCGAGGGCACGACCCTGTCGATGGACGGCAAGGCCAACCGGTTGGCCGCCCTCATCCGGGCCAACCTCGGCATGGCCATGCAGGGCCTGGCCGTCGTACCCCTCTTCGCGGGCTACGACACGAACCGTAGCCAGGGCCGCATCTTCAGCTACGACGTCACCGGCGGGCGCTACGAGGAGACCGCGTTCCACTCGGTCGGTTCCGGCTCGCTCTTCGCGCGCGGCTCGCTCAAGAAGCTCTACCGCGACGACCTCGACGAGGAGGGCTGCGTCACGGCGGTCGTGCAGGCCCTCTACGACGCGGCAGACGACGACTCCGCCACCGGTGGTCCCGACCTGACCCGCCGCATCTTCCCCGTGGTCTACGCCATCACCGCGGACGGCGGTCGACGGCTGTCCGAGACCGAGGTCTCGGCGATCGCTGACCGGGTGATCGGTGCCCGGATGGATCGACCCGACGGCCCCGCCGCCGCCCTGACCTGA
- a CDS encoding ubiquitin-like protein Pup produces MAQEHKQPRKSTETQRADGEVEEAVVESDVAERKEALDDDVDAILDEIDDVLEVNAEDFVKSFIQKGGQ; encoded by the coding sequence ATGGCCCAGGAGCACAAGCAGCCACGCAAGTCCACCGAGACGCAGCGCGCCGACGGCGAGGTCGAAGAGGCCGTCGTCGAGAGCGATGTCGCCGAGCGCAAGGAGGCACTGGACGACGACGTCGACGCGATCCTCGACGAGATCGACGACGTGCTGGAAGTCAACGCCGAGGACTTCGTGAAGTCGTTCATCCAGAAGGGCGGGCAGTGA